One part of the Lachnospiraceae bacterium JLR.KK002 genome encodes these proteins:
- a CDS encoding InlB B-repeat-containing protein, translated as MRIACILLSFVLMTGNLKSAEMTEAYPNCGQRQQENMEEKSEKEPDAERAEKSQEPQSELTEEKWELKTEKTEVSSESETERTEEKQNPEGKEKMPDLSEKEVISAERYNTKEEYYAEQQDYRKKEGHFYIFLRKEGDKVEKGRWYRINMGVKSLSSYKSQNISWSLRYLKNQKGDISNIDNWEWTTDTVIKLHDPFSFDVESGKKWEKTAQNGAGASPILGSAGVPAHNNGYYFKLCGKFLYGYRGYQIRFDNSIYEDLEGFDIEEENKRIQKPDDKLKEGEASWTGDGYFKFAIDTNNTGITNYGASGEYHNSVFGFKMVPNKYTVRYHANGGSGTMEDQSAVYDKPFTLKSNQFSRPGYTFLGWGMQTFGRYYQSGQSVKNLTEIQNGVVTLYAQWMPNIYTVTLDRRLDTPETPGTGNVYEKYEHGWYLNPECTSILKEGEQTGSIEIPRKTGYVFQGYDNAPVGGTQMIAADGKLTAAGIADYRQLGDAIWYARYNFLISCEDYADVPCDFEKTAGDAREYTGVLLSWDKERGQVTAKTGQPDVTVSLIGLPAGTKIGQFQSEAGGSSASAFAGVSQTAGLSMVPQEGAAYQLQVTAQGTIQFQRAVYFKNGRFRTLVKLGDKEKKEAAQGKEIAGTAWGTEDTSYPLYQYTGCSNLKNIQGPGVVYRYFRYRDINMAYSGNGATSGTNMIEYGISMENLYQFRKNEFAREENQRKYTQDGKPYDCRVKYCFEGWNLSQNKLYQEHHQDVAAHIYKEAEGVHGVSDRTLEPAATYQPVDSVLAPGNKQAVFPSLYLNFLAKWNAFPTIVVTPGSSLEFYEGEDVTKEDLTACLTAHDEEDNCRENHPDYPDLNDKIRIVKITYPKSENGSQEAYEKVYDEDVPEDFLLDTYYLKLEQDETITVRIKFAVTDSNGYTTEEEFPVKVKYNNYPEIHSEEIFYYLKEEANRGEITADILVERASAEDVEDGNLTGKLQLKDFDSQILKMQTEARAEFDIIYEVTDAYRKTTYRTVKLRVMDEDALVAELPRYYVRYISDKYLDTLEKNSAWREPEHYAYLQRILSNETPVEVWKFTHEDIQDAQEWITGDGSWKFGQKANQEFQVRFSRCRLSG; from the coding sequence TTGAGAATTGCCTGTATACTGTTGTCATTTGTGCTGATGACAGGGAATCTGAAATCTGCGGAAATGACAGAGGCATATCCGAACTGCGGACAAAGGCAGCAGGAAAATATGGAAGAAAAATCTGAGAAGGAGCCGGATGCAGAACGGGCGGAAAAAAGCCAGGAACCGCAATCAGAACTGACGGAAGAAAAATGGGAATTGAAGACAGAAAAAACAGAGGTCAGCTCGGAATCAGAGACAGAACGGACAGAAGAAAAACAGAATCCGGAAGGGAAAGAGAAAATGCCGGATTTATCAGAAAAGGAAGTGATTTCGGCTGAACGGTATAATACAAAGGAAGAATATTATGCAGAGCAGCAGGACTACAGGAAGAAAGAAGGCCATTTCTATATATTTCTGAGAAAAGAAGGCGATAAAGTGGAAAAGGGAAGATGGTACAGGATTAATATGGGTGTGAAATCCCTTTCTTCCTATAAGAGTCAGAATATTTCCTGGAGTCTGCGGTATCTGAAAAATCAGAAAGGGGATATTTCCAATATTGACAATTGGGAATGGACCACCGATACTGTGATAAAGCTGCATGATCCATTTTCCTTTGATGTTGAATCGGGAAAGAAATGGGAAAAAACCGCGCAGAACGGCGCAGGCGCTTCTCCCATTCTTGGTTCAGCAGGTGTTCCCGCCCACAACAATGGATATTATTTTAAACTTTGCGGAAAATTCCTGTATGGCTACCGGGGATATCAGATTCGGTTTGATAACAGCATTTATGAGGATCTGGAGGGGTTTGACATTGAAGAGGAAAATAAGCGGATACAGAAACCGGATGATAAGCTGAAAGAAGGAGAGGCGTCCTGGACGGGAGACGGATATTTTAAATTTGCCATAGATACCAATAATACAGGAATCACCAACTATGGAGCTTCCGGGGAATACCATAATTCTGTGTTTGGTTTTAAGATGGTTCCGAATAAATATACGGTGAGATATCACGCCAATGGAGGAAGCGGAACCATGGAAGACCAGTCCGCAGTCTATGATAAGCCGTTTACCCTGAAAAGCAATCAGTTCAGCCGTCCTGGCTATACCTTTTTGGGATGGGGGATGCAGACATTTGGGAGGTATTATCAAAGCGGACAGAGCGTGAAAAATCTTACGGAAATACAAAATGGAGTGGTCACCCTATATGCCCAATGGATGCCGAATATATACACGGTTACTCTTGACAGGCGTCTTGATACTCCGGAGACTCCAGGAACGGGGAATGTTTATGAAAAATATGAACATGGCTGGTATCTGAACCCGGAGTGTACCAGTATTCTGAAAGAAGGAGAGCAGACGGGAAGCATTGAAATTCCACGAAAAACAGGATATGTGTTTCAGGGATACGATAATGCTCCTGTCGGCGGCACTCAGATGATTGCGGCAGACGGCAAACTGACAGCGGCCGGAATTGCAGATTACCGGCAACTGGGTGACGCTATATGGTATGCGCGATATAATTTTCTGATTTCCTGCGAAGATTACGCGGACGTCCCCTGTGATTTTGAAAAAACAGCAGGAGATGCCAGAGAATACACAGGTGTGCTGCTGTCCTGGGATAAGGAACGGGGACAGGTAACGGCAAAGACCGGACAGCCAGATGTGACGGTATCTCTTATCGGCCTGCCTGCCGGAACAAAAATCGGGCAGTTTCAGTCTGAGGCCGGAGGCAGTTCTGCTTCCGCTTTTGCCGGAGTATCGCAGACAGCCGGATTATCCATGGTGCCGCAGGAAGGGGCTGCATATCAGCTTCAGGTGACCGCACAGGGAACGATACAGTTTCAACGGGCGGTATATTTCAAAAACGGGCGTTTTCGTACCCTTGTAAAACTGGGAGATAAAGAGAAAAAAGAAGCGGCCCAGGGGAAAGAAATTGCCGGGACTGCCTGGGGAACAGAGGATACCTCTTATCCCCTGTATCAGTATACAGGCTGTTCCAACCTTAAAAACATACAGGGGCCGGGCGTTGTATACCGCTATTTCCGATATCGGGATATCAATATGGCCTACAGCGGCAACGGAGCTACTTCCGGAACCAATATGATAGAATATGGAATTTCCATGGAGAATCTTTACCAGTTCCGGAAAAATGAATTTGCCAGGGAAGAAAATCAGAGGAAATATACACAGGATGGGAAGCCTTATGACTGCCGGGTAAAATACTGTTTTGAGGGATGGAATCTGTCTCAGAACAAATTATATCAGGAACATCATCAGGACGTTGCAGCACATATTTACAAAGAAGCAGAAGGGGTGCATGGTGTTTCGGACAGGACTCTGGAACCGGCTGCAACGTATCAGCCTGTGGATTCAGTTCTGGCACCGGGAAATAAGCAGGCGGTTTTTCCATCCCTGTATCTTAATTTTCTGGCAAAATGGAATGCGTTTCCCACGATTGTGGTAACACCGGGCAGCAGTCTGGAATTCTATGAGGGGGAAGATGTCACAAAAGAGGATTTGACGGCCTGTCTGACTGCCCATGACGAAGAAGACAATTGCAGGGAAAATCATCCGGATTATCCGGATTTGAATGATAAAATCAGAATTGTAAAAATTACGTATCCCAAATCAGAAAACGGAAGCCAGGAGGCTTATGAGAAAGTATACGATGAGGACGTTCCGGAAGACTTTCTGCTGGATACCTATTATCTGAAACTGGAGCAGGATGAAACCATTACGGTACGCATAAAATTTGCGGTTACCGACAGTAACGGGTATACTACGGAGGAAGAATTTCCGGTGAAAGTAAAATATAACAATTATCCGGAAATTCACAGCGAAGAAATTTTTTATTATCTGAAAGAAGAGGCGAATCGCGGAGAGATTACAGCGGATATCCTTGTGGAGCGCGCTTCGGCAGAAGATGTGGAAGACGGGAATCTGACCGGGAAACTGCAGTTGAAGGATTTTGATTCGCAGATTCTGAAAATGCAGACAGAAGCCAGAGCAGAGTTTGATATTATTTATGAGGTGACGGATGCTTATCGGAAAACTACATACAGGACGGTGAAACTCAGGGTAATGGATGAGGATGCCCTGGTGGCAGAACTGCCCAGGTACTATGTCCGTTATATTTCAGATAAATATCTGGATACCCTGGAGAAGAATTCAGCCTGGAGAGAGCCGGAACATTATGCATATCTGCAGCGTATTCTCAGCAATGAAACACCTGTGGAAGTCTGGAAATTCACTCACGAAGATATACAGGATGCGCAGGAATGGATAACAGGAGATGGAAGCTGGAAATTTGGACAGAAGGCAAATCAGGAATTTCAGGTCCGATTTTCACGCTGCAGGCTGTCAGGCTGA
- a CDS encoding InlB B-repeat-containing protein, producing MKQTVYGLALAVLAMLVLAITLAVSGKHVRENEMETSLNTAIEQALEQLQNEEENGPESPQELVARFNQLLLLQVESDSELQVEILSADAKRGVLDVRITETYRNILGNEKKAVCRKSVILEEYSEKRAYHTVTFLSEGEVYDRYSLYEGGTVVLPEAPKKDGKTFRCWVKQGESQEWDPAHAAVEENLILDAVFE from the coding sequence ATGAAACAGACGGTATATGGCCTGGCACTGGCCGTTCTGGCAATGCTGGTTTTGGCAATTACACTGGCAGTCAGCGGAAAGCATGTGCGGGAAAATGAAATGGAAACATCACTGAATACGGCTATTGAACAGGCCCTGGAACAACTGCAGAATGAAGAAGAGAATGGCCCGGAATCACCGCAGGAGCTGGTTGCCCGGTTTAATCAGCTTCTGCTTCTGCAGGTGGAATCGGATTCCGAGCTGCAGGTGGAGATTCTGAGTGCGGATGCAAAGCGGGGAGTTCTGGATGTGAGAATTACAGAGACATATCGGAATATTCTGGGGAATGAGAAGAAAGCTGTCTGCCGGAAATCTGTGATTCTGGAAGAATATTCCGAAAAGAGGGCGTACCATACCGTGACATTTCTGTCAGAGGGGGAAGTGTATGACAGGTATTCTCTGTATGAAGGCGGCACAGTTGTTCTGCCGGAAGCACCCAAAAAGGATGGTAAGACATTTCGCTGCTGGGTGAAACAGGGAGAGAGCCAGGAATGGGATCCGGCCCATGCAGCAGTAGAAGAAAATCTGATACTGGACGCTGTATTTGAATAA
- a CDS encoding ATPase, T2SS/T4P/T4SS family has product MKYSWELTEAEFGPFYPYIQDKNVTDIDYNGKTLWIADLKKGRYRAEAEVTEEFVERFTHRIANRVNKPFNRASNVLEAETNELRISIVHESAAVSGRSICIRKSLPKVRHTVESMLESGYCSIEVLSLLINCVKAKMNFAFCGEPGVGKTECAKFFSRFIPENQRAITIEDNLEMHFHEINPENDCVELQVSKELSYTDAIKLCLRQNPKWIILSEARSTEVQYLLEQWSTGVYGFTTLHLDDLRNLPDRIMNMIGRSRDADRLENYIYEFISVGVLLRQYENEYGMLERYIDQMCFYDRLNGRNAIYMLVEDGKLISKNIPGDILKRMMRAGISEPFQCPETCPYEPLDVELVRTARKAEGKEV; this is encoded by the coding sequence ATGAAATATAGCTGGGAATTAACAGAGGCAGAATTTGGTCCTTTTTATCCCTATATTCAGGATAAAAATGTGACAGATATTGATTATAACGGGAAAACACTGTGGATTGCCGATTTGAAAAAGGGAAGGTACCGGGCTGAAGCAGAGGTAACAGAAGAATTTGTGGAACGATTTACCCACCGGATTGCCAATCGGGTGAACAAGCCCTTTAACAGAGCCAGTAATGTACTGGAAGCAGAGACAAATGAACTTCGAATCAGCATTGTGCATGAGTCAGCGGCAGTGTCAGGCCGAAGTATCTGTATACGCAAATCTCTGCCCAAAGTGCGGCATACCGTAGAAAGTATGCTGGAAAGCGGCTACTGTTCCATAGAGGTTTTAAGCCTTTTAATCAATTGTGTGAAAGCGAAAATGAATTTTGCTTTCTGCGGAGAGCCGGGAGTGGGAAAGACAGAATGCGCCAAATTCTTTTCCCGTTTTATTCCGGAAAATCAGAGGGCAATTACCATTGAGGATAATCTGGAAATGCATTTTCATGAAATCAACCCGGAAAACGATTGTGTGGAACTGCAGGTAAGTAAAGAACTGAGCTATACGGATGCGATTAAGCTCTGTCTCAGACAGAATCCGAAATGGATTATTCTGTCTGAAGCCAGGTCCACAGAGGTGCAGTATCTGTTAGAGCAGTGGTCTACCGGAGTGTACGGGTTTACCACTCTGCACCTGGATGATCTGCGTAATCTGCCGGATCGGATTATGAATATGATTGGACGCTCCAGAGATGCGGACCGGCTGGAAAATTATATTTATGAGTTTATCAGCGTGGGCGTACTGCTCAGGCAGTATGAAAACGAATATGGGATGCTGGAGCGGTATATTGACCAGATGTGTTTTTACGACCGCCTGAATGGCCGGAACGCCATTTATATGCTGGTGGAAGACGGAAAACTGATTTCCAAAAATATTCCGGGGGATATATTAAAACGGATGATGCGGGCCGGAATATCAGAACCTTTTCAATGTCCGGAAACATGTCCTTACGAACCTCTGGATGTGGAACTGGTAAGAACTGCCAGGAAGGCAGAAGGGAAGGAAGTATGA
- a CDS encoding Mrp/NBP35 family ATP-binding protein, with product MAENKECSSASSCSRESCEGCPSQNGGTPQSFLEELNPFSSVKKVIGVVSGKGGVGKSFVTASLAAAMRKQGYEVGILDADITGPSIPKMFGVHGPAEGNDMGLFPIPAQDGTKIMSLNLLVDDEESPVVWRGPVIASTVKQFWHDVYWGDLDYLFVDMPPGTGDVPLTVFQSLPVDGIVIVTSPQELVQLIVKKAINMAGMMDIPVLGIVENYSFLKCPDCGTEIKIFGESHLEEAAAELDLPVLGRMPLEPEYARLADEGNFHKIENPYLEEAVKKVENL from the coding sequence ATGGCAGAGAATAAGGAATGCAGCAGTGCATCGAGTTGTTCAAGAGAAAGTTGCGAAGGATGTCCCAGTCAGAACGGAGGTACGCCTCAGAGTTTTCTGGAGGAACTGAATCCCTTTTCCAGTGTGAAAAAAGTAATTGGCGTTGTAAGCGGCAAAGGAGGTGTGGGAAAATCTTTTGTTACCGCATCTCTGGCGGCAGCAATGAGAAAACAGGGATATGAAGTGGGAATTTTAGACGCGGATATTACCGGGCCTTCCATTCCGAAAATGTTTGGAGTTCACGGGCCGGCAGAAGGAAATGATATGGGTCTGTTTCCCATACCTGCCCAGGACGGTACGAAAATCATGTCTCTGAATCTGCTGGTGGATGATGAGGAGTCTCCCGTAGTCTGGCGCGGGCCGGTGATTGCATCTACCGTAAAACAGTTCTGGCATGATGTGTACTGGGGAGATTTGGATTACCTGTTTGTGGACATGCCTCCAGGAACCGGGGATGTCCCCCTGACCGTGTTCCAGTCTCTTCCGGTGGACGGGATTGTAATTGTAACGTCTCCGCAGGAACTGGTGCAGCTTATTGTGAAAAAGGCAATCAATATGGCGGGAATGATGGATATTCCGGTACTTGGCATTGTGGAAAACTACAGTTTTCTGAAATGCCCGGACTGCGGAACGGAAATAAAAATATTCGGAGAGAGCCATCTGGAAGAAGCGGCAGCGGAACTTGATTTGCCGGTTTTGGGCAGAATGCCTCTGGAGCCGGAGTATGCAAGACTGGCAGATGAAGGAAATTTCCATAAAATAGAGAATCCTTACCTGGAAGAAGCAGTGAAAAAAGTAGAAAATTTATAA
- a CDS encoding energy-coupling factor ABC transporter substrate-binding protein has product MKKTDKKIMILLLAAAVLLVVIPLLALKGAEFGGSDDAGSQVVEGIQEDYEPWFTPVLETLIGGELPGEVESLLFCVQTGIGVGIIAFCMGRLVERKKWKDRMQA; this is encoded by the coding sequence ATGAAAAAGACAGATAAAAAGATTATGATACTTCTTCTGGCGGCGGCAGTTTTGCTGGTAGTAATACCGTTACTGGCTTTAAAGGGAGCGGAGTTTGGCGGTTCGGATGATGCGGGAAGCCAGGTAGTGGAAGGGATTCAGGAGGATTATGAGCCCTGGTTTACGCCTGTACTGGAAACATTGATTGGCGGAGAACTGCCGGGAGAAGTGGAAAGCCTGCTGTTCTGCGTTCAGACAGGAATTGGCGTTGGAATTATTGCATTTTGTATGGGACGCCTGGTGGAACGGAAGAAATGGAAAGACCGTATGCAGGCATAA
- a CDS encoding energy-coupling factor ABC transporter permease, giving the protein MTEKQKKLLIMLTAFAAGFAVAPEVNAMHIMEGYLPIGFCIAWGIVCIPFLAGGFFSIRNKLKENRKNITILAMSGAFIFVISSLKIPSVTGSCSHMTGTGLGAILFGPGAVSILGIIVLIFQAVLLAHGGLTSLGANTFSMAIAGPVLSWGVYGLCRKCKVNRRVSVFLAAALGDLFTYCVTSFQLALAYPSEQGGVLASAGKFLGVFAPTQIPLALIEGFLTTVIIITLENYARPELESVGYLEKGTSGRKKVQEG; this is encoded by the coding sequence ATGACAGAGAAACAGAAGAAATTATTGATAATGCTCACTGCCTTTGCAGCGGGATTCGCAGTGGCGCCTGAAGTAAACGCCATGCATATCATGGAGGGATACCTGCCCATAGGATTCTGTATTGCCTGGGGGATTGTGTGCATACCTTTTCTGGCAGGAGGATTTTTTTCCATTCGGAACAAACTGAAAGAGAATCGGAAGAACATTACCATACTGGCCATGTCGGGGGCTTTTATTTTTGTAATATCTTCTCTGAAAATTCCTTCTGTTACCGGAAGCTGTTCCCATATGACCGGGACAGGTCTGGGAGCCATTTTATTCGGACCGGGTGCGGTGAGTATACTGGGCATTATCGTGCTGATTTTCCAGGCGGTTCTGCTTGCCCATGGCGGGCTGACCAGTCTGGGAGCCAATACCTTTTCCATGGCCATTGCGGGGCCTGTGCTGTCCTGGGGCGTTTACGGACTGTGCAGAAAGTGTAAGGTAAACCGCAGAGTCAGCGTATTTCTGGCGGCGGCGCTGGGGGATCTTTTTACCTATTGTGTGACCAGCTTCCAACTGGCCCTGGCGTATCCCTCCGAGCAGGGCGGTGTTCTGGCGTCTGCCGGAAAATTTCTGGGTGTTTTTGCTCCAACCCAGATTCCCCTTGCACTGATAGAAGGATTTCTCACCACGGTGATTATTATTACACTGGAAAATTATGCCCGGCCGGAACTGGAAAGTGTGGGATATCTGGAGAAAGGAACTTCCGGGAGAAAAAAGGTACAGGAGGGATAA
- a CDS encoding HD domain-containing protein — translation MMNEKYMEYLVYVKEYLTRNHGIDSPNPRHPFRSRFQHTIRVLHWCFRLTEGMEHVDKDALYTAAVFHDIGYMNQDNNRHALRSGKAFHEYAVCHHMDETFRDRVERLIYAHSNKELLKKKDTSLELILLMEADLLDEEGAMGIVWDCMAMGNIHATSYGAAYYHIMENSNKKEVNPMVTEKARKFWEEKKRIVAEFADILAEDLMIGSPYFDVP, via the coding sequence ATGATGAACGAAAAATATATGGAATATCTGGTTTATGTGAAAGAATATCTTACCAGAAATCATGGTATAGATTCACCCAATCCCAGACATCCGTTCCGTTCCCGTTTTCAGCATACCATTCGGGTGCTGCACTGGTGTTTCCGTCTGACGGAAGGTATGGAACATGTGGATAAAGATGCTTTATATACAGCGGCTGTTTTTCATGACATCGGCTACATGAATCAGGATAATAACCGCCATGCCCTGCGGAGCGGAAAAGCATTTCATGAATATGCAGTGTGCCACCATATGGACGAAACATTTCGTGACAGGGTAGAACGTCTGATTTATGCCCATTCCAATAAAGAACTGCTGAAGAAGAAAGATACCAGTCTGGAACTGATTTTGCTGATGGAGGCAGATTTACTGGATGAGGAAGGGGCCATGGGAATTGTGTGGGACTGTATGGCTATGGGAAATATACATGCCACAAGCTATGGAGCCGCATATTATCATATTATGGAGAATTCCAACAAAAAGGAAGTGAATCCTATGGTGACGGAAAAAGCCAGAAAATTCTGGGAGGAAAAAAAGCGGATAGTGGCAGAATTTGCAGATATACTGGCAGAAGATTTAATGATTGGAAGCCCTTATTTTGATGTTCCGTAA
- a CDS encoding ABC transporter ATP-binding protein, producing the protein MESRETILQVRHLSYGYHPGNPVLKDVNVSVRRGEKIAVMGANGAGKSTFFLNLNGVLQAETGEIFYEGQKTGKKNLNELRKHVGFVFQDADSQIIASSVQAEVAFGPMNLKLSREEVRERVNQALEYMDLQEYRTRPPHYLSGGEKKRVSIADIIAMHSEVILFDEPTAALDPLSADMLEEVLEKLSGEGKALLVSTHDVDFAYRWAERVLVFDQGQVIADGEALSVFRDESVLERAHLRKPELLEVYEILLKKGLIRENSYPRQAKELAKAMHL; encoded by the coding sequence GTGGAATCCAGGGAGACAATTTTACAGGTACGGCATTTATCATATGGATATCATCCCGGAAATCCCGTGTTGAAGGATGTGAACGTTTCTGTTCGAAGAGGAGAAAAAATAGCAGTGATGGGCGCAAACGGAGCCGGAAAATCCACATTTTTTCTGAACCTGAACGGTGTGCTGCAGGCAGAAACCGGAGAAATTTTTTATGAAGGGCAGAAAACAGGGAAAAAAAATCTGAATGAGCTGCGGAAGCATGTGGGATTTGTGTTTCAGGATGCAGACAGTCAGATTATTGCCTCCAGCGTGCAGGCAGAAGTGGCCTTTGGCCCCATGAATCTGAAACTGTCCAGAGAAGAAGTAAGAGAGCGGGTAAATCAGGCGCTGGAGTATATGGATTTGCAGGAGTACAGAACCAGGCCGCCCCATTATTTAAGCGGCGGGGAGAAAAAGCGGGTCAGTATTGCGGATATTATCGCCATGCATTCAGAAGTGATACTGTTTGATGAGCCCACGGCGGCCCTCGATCCGCTCAGTGCAGATATGCTGGAAGAAGTTCTGGAGAAACTGTCCGGGGAGGGTAAAGCATTGCTGGTTTCCACCCATGATGTGGATTTTGCGTACCGCTGGGCAGAGCGGGTACTGGTTTTTGACCAGGGACAGGTGATAGCAGACGGAGAAGCACTGTCCGTATTCCGGGATGAATCTGTTCTGGAGCGGGCGCATCTGAGAAAGCCGGAACTGCTGGAGGTGTATGAAATACTTCTGAAAAAAGGGCTGATACGGGAAAACAGTTATCCCAGACAGGCAAAAGAACTGGCAAAAGCCATGCATTTGTAA
- the cbiQ gene encoding cobalt ECF transporter T component CbiQ, with product MIFHRHRRHSHSVNSMDYYASQSGIRHWNDSYKVISACSILLLCILLNQPVISIAVILTMGFMNVKVNGVSFYDYTGFLKIPVAFLILGSAAVACGISRSPAGDYRISLNWFYLYVTEEGIKQAAELVLKAMGAVSAMYFLALSTPAHELTGVLKKAHVPRIIVELMDMIYRFIFILTEVQGRMKTAAMSRLGYTDFKTSCYSFGQTGGNLFLLSLKKANACYDAMISRCYEGELPFWEEEKQLKIWQVALLAAYEGSLIMLLLILR from the coding sequence ATGATATTTCATCGTCACAGACGTCATTCCCACAGCGTGAACAGCATGGATTATTATGCCAGCCAGTCGGGAATACGTCATTGGAATGACAGCTATAAAGTAATATCCGCCTGCAGTATCCTGCTGTTGTGCATTCTGCTGAATCAGCCGGTAATTTCCATTGCAGTGATTCTGACCATGGGATTTATGAATGTAAAGGTAAACGGCGTATCCTTTTACGATTATACAGGATTTCTGAAGATTCCGGTCGCATTTCTGATACTGGGCAGTGCGGCGGTAGCCTGCGGCATATCCAGGTCTCCGGCAGGAGATTACAGGATTTCACTGAACTGGTTTTATCTGTATGTAACAGAAGAGGGGATAAAACAGGCTGCGGAGCTGGTTCTGAAAGCTATGGGAGCGGTAAGCGCCATGTATTTTCTGGCATTGTCAACGCCGGCCCATGAACTGACAGGTGTGTTGAAAAAGGCTCACGTTCCCCGAATAATTGTGGAACTGATGGATATGATTTATCGTTTCATTTTTATTTTAACAGAAGTACAGGGCAGGATGAAGACTGCGGCCATGTCACGGTTGGGGTATACGGATTTTAAGACTTCCTGCTATTCTTTTGGCCAGACAGGCGGAAATCTGTTTTTGCTTTCCCTGAAAAAAGCAAATGCCTGTTATGATGCCATGATATCAAGATGTTACGAAGGGGAACTGCCTTTCTGGGAGGAGGAAAAGCAGCTGAAAATATGGCAGGTGGCATTGCTGGCGGCTTATGAAGGCAGCCTGATTATGTTGCTTTTGATTCTCCGGTAG